The Candidatus Binatia bacterium genome window below encodes:
- a CDS encoding UPF0758 domain-containing protein, whose product MTRNLALSSASEPSVQKEQTWHHPGGKLVELGPHTLKQDELLAIVIGSGVAGRSALVIANSVLDEYVGLYGIHRTATIDDLAKIAGLGRKKASRILAAIELGRRLRKRTKLPQAPAQTESNLFASTQPMGQSEIPPQETTDADLLAEIIGSGIRGRSPRVIAESLLAKFGSFLGLFGQDMGKFLSIKGLNSVKVIRITAAMEIAKRISHAIS is encoded by the coding sequence GTGACTCGAAATCTAGCTCTGAGTTCAGCCTCCGAACCTTCAGTTCAAAAAGAGCAGACTTGGCACCATCCGGGTGGAAAACTTGTCGAACTGGGACCGCATACGCTTAAGCAGGATGAGTTGCTCGCAATTGTAATTGGATCAGGAGTCGCTGGTCGGTCTGCACTTGTCATCGCGAACTCTGTTCTCGATGAGTACGTGGGATTGTATGGCATCCACAGAACAGCAACGATAGACGACCTTGCTAAAATTGCAGGACTGGGGAGAAAAAAGGCAAGTCGCATCCTTGCGGCCATCGAACTCGGACGCCGACTCCGCAAACGTACCAAATTGCCGCAAGCACCAGCTCAAACTGAAAGCAACTTATTTGCATCCACTCAACCGATGGGGCAATCTGAGATACCGCCTCAGGAAACAACTGACGCTGACCTGCTTGCAGAAATTATCGGCTCGGGAATCCGCGGGCGGTCCCCACGCGTCATCGCTGAAAGCTTGCTCGCCAAGTTTGGTTCATTCCTAGGGCTCTTCGGACAAGACATGGGAAAGTTTCTGAGTATCAAAGGCTTAAATTCAGTCAAAGTCATTCGAATCACCGCTGCTATGGAAATCGCTAAGCGGATTTCTCACGCTATTTCATGA
- a CDS encoding TIGR04255 family protein — MAPQMAEQIRYEKPPLIEAVCEFRFVKIGVQAVLIPGRYYERVRTEYPEIEVKRGFGLQAGGPEVEMVTEERTVFRNPIANRLVQIGHGMLAINQLRPYIDYATFRHEVEARLNDYKAVAQPKGLAKLGLRYINRLPVSDDQNLSAVLDVGFKIPAAVSTNPDPYLLRLEFPYHKARERLILIVAKAAEHREKSSVMLDLDYVLTKPEEIQETDPVKWMDTAHDTIESVFHACVTKKAVASFKPIGPQRGRL, encoded by the coding sequence ATGGCGCCGCAAATGGCAGAGCAAATTAGGTACGAGAAGCCTCCACTGATTGAAGCGGTGTGCGAATTTCGGTTCGTCAAAATCGGCGTTCAGGCCGTCCTCATCCCTGGGCGCTATTACGAGCGGGTACGCACTGAGTATCCAGAAATCGAGGTGAAAAGAGGATTCGGACTACAAGCAGGAGGACCGGAAGTAGAAATGGTAACGGAAGAGCGTACGGTTTTCCGTAATCCAATAGCGAACCGTCTAGTCCAAATTGGGCACGGCATGTTAGCTATCAATCAACTTCGTCCCTATATCGACTACGCAACCTTCCGGCATGAGGTCGAGGCTCGCCTGAACGATTACAAAGCCGTTGCTCAACCAAAGGGGCTCGCAAAATTAGGTCTTCGTTATATTAATCGGTTACCCGTATCGGACGATCAAAATCTGAGCGCTGTACTGGACGTAGGATTTAAAATCCCGGCGGCGGTAAGCACAAATCCCGACCCTTATCTCTTGCGACTGGAGTTTCCATATCACAAAGCCAGAGAGCGCCTGATCCTGATCGTTGCAAAAGCCGCGGAGCATCGTGAGAAGTCAAGCGTGATGTTGGACCTTGATTATGTTCTGACTAAGCCAGAGGAGATCCAGGAAACCGATCCGGTAAAGTGGATGGATACCGCACATGATACCATAGAAAGCGTTTTCCACGCGTGCGTTACCAAGAAAGCCGTAGCCTCATTCAAGCCGATTGGACCACAACGAGGAAGACTGTGA
- a CDS encoding ATP-dependent RecD-like DNA helicase produces the protein MAETLRDRSLLQGTITRITYQDAQAPYTVARLQVDGVEQVTVVGGIYPVSEGEEIKVSGSWKTHPRYGLQFQAERWEKIEPATLEGIEKYLGSGLIKGIGPTYARRLVSAFGLDTLKVLSEEPERVREVSGIGRMRARKIVQAWQDQRGMQDVMVFLQGHGVGSALSLRIYRAFGAETVARVKENPYCLAEEVYGVGFILADRIAATLGISGAFPLRVQAGLLHVARKFSDDGHCYVPLTPFKANAAALLGIDEDAVEPAIGRLAAEGKLVLEKGGDDGETRVYPRELYDAERRVAAALRRLLATPTGLSNKALKGRGDLTLQLAGSSSVLLEPEQREAISQALKQKVLVITGGPGTGKTTLLIALLKILQRSEISFALAAPTGRAAKRMAELSGEEARTIHRLLEFNPHEGGFQRGEDNPIDADVIIIDEASMLDLPLMDHLLQAISPASHLILIGDVDQLPSVGPGSVLRDLIGSKAVPVVVLRRIFRQAGESLIVQNAHRILHGEPLMLEPERGKRDFVFVPREREEEALEVIQELVKERIPRRLGAQDVQLLTPMHRGLLGTVHLNRELQRLLNPDGKSIERAGMHFRAGDRVMQLRNNYDKGIFNGDLGKIVTLDAEEGELAVDFDGRVVSYDLEDLDEISLAYATSIHKSQGSEYPAVVIALHTSHFPMLHRSILYTAVTRGKELVVLVGSKRALAMAIKNVRIEQRCTGLKERLKGYA, from the coding sequence GTGGCTGAGACACTACGCGACAGGTCGCTGCTGCAAGGAACGATCACCCGAATCACGTACCAGGACGCCCAGGCGCCATATACCGTCGCGCGCCTGCAAGTCGACGGCGTCGAGCAGGTTACGGTCGTCGGCGGCATTTATCCCGTCAGCGAAGGCGAAGAGATCAAGGTCAGCGGGAGCTGGAAGACGCACCCGCGCTACGGCCTTCAGTTTCAGGCCGAGCGCTGGGAAAAAATCGAGCCCGCGACGCTCGAAGGAATCGAGAAGTATCTGGGATCGGGCCTCATCAAGGGCATCGGTCCGACCTACGCGCGCCGCCTGGTCTCGGCCTTCGGTCTCGACACGTTGAAGGTTCTATCGGAGGAGCCAGAGCGCGTCCGGGAAGTTTCCGGTATCGGCCGGATGCGCGCGCGGAAGATCGTCCAGGCTTGGCAGGATCAGCGCGGCATGCAGGATGTCATGGTCTTTCTCCAGGGGCACGGCGTCGGCAGCGCTCTCTCGCTCAGGATCTACCGCGCCTTCGGCGCCGAGACCGTCGCGAGAGTCAAAGAAAACCCGTACTGTCTCGCCGAAGAAGTCTACGGCGTCGGCTTTATCCTGGCCGACCGCATCGCCGCGACGCTCGGCATCAGCGGCGCCTTTCCACTCAGGGTTCAGGCCGGGCTGCTGCACGTGGCGAGAAAATTTTCCGACGACGGCCACTGCTACGTTCCACTCACGCCGTTCAAAGCCAACGCCGCGGCGCTGCTCGGCATCGATGAAGACGCCGTCGAGCCGGCGATCGGTAGGCTCGCGGCAGAAGGTAAACTCGTTTTGGAAAAAGGCGGCGACGATGGCGAGACCAGAGTCTATCCGCGTGAGCTTTACGATGCCGAACGGCGTGTCGCCGCGGCGCTCCGCCGCCTCCTCGCCACGCCCACGGGCTTAAGCAATAAAGCGCTAAAGGGTCGTGGCGACTTAACGCTTCAACTCGCCGGCTCCTCAAGTGTGCTGTTAGAGCCGGAGCAGCGCGAGGCGATCTCCCAGGCGCTGAAGCAAAAAGTATTGGTGATCACCGGCGGGCCGGGGACGGGAAAGACGACGCTCTTGATCGCTCTGCTAAAAATTCTTCAGCGCTCCGAAATCAGTTTCGCGCTGGCGGCGCCGACCGGCAGGGCGGCCAAGCGTATGGCGGAGCTTTCCGGCGAAGAGGCGCGAACGATCCACCGCCTGCTCGAATTCAATCCGCACGAGGGCGGATTCCAGCGCGGCGAGGACAATCCGATCGACGCGGATGTGATTATCATCGACGAGGCTTCGATGCTGGATCTGCCGCTGATGGATCACCTGCTGCAGGCGATTTCGCCCGCGAGCCATCTCATTCTAATCGGCGACGTCGATCAATTACCATCCGTCGGCCCGGGCAGCGTGCTGCGCGATTTGATCGGTTCCAAAGCCGTGCCGGTCGTCGTGCTGAGGCGCATCTTCCGCCAGGCCGGCGAGAGCCTGATCGTCCAGAACGCGCACCGGATTCTTCACGGCGAGCCGTTGATGCTCGAGCCGGAGCGCGGCAAACGGGACTTCGTTTTCGTCCCGCGCGAGCGCGAAGAGGAGGCGCTGGAGGTCATTCAGGAATTGGTAAAAGAGCGCATCCCGCGCCGGCTCGGCGCACAGGACGTCCAGCTTCTCACACCCATGCACCGCGGGCTCTTAGGCACGGTCCATCTCAACCGCGAGCTGCAGCGGCTGCTCAATCCCGACGGCAAGAGTATCGAGCGCGCCGGCATGCATTTTCGCGCCGGCGACCGGGTGATGCAGCTCCGGAACAACTACGACAAGGGAATCTTCAACGGTGATCTCGGAAAAATCGTCACGCTCGACGCCGAAGAGGGCGAGCTGGCCGTGGACTTCGACGGCAGGGTCGTTTCCTATGACCTGGAGGATCTCGACGAGATCAGCCTCGCCTACGCGACATCAATCCACAAGAGCCAGGGGAGCGAATATCCCGCGGTCGTGATCGCCCTCCACACCTCGCACTTCCCGATGCTCCACCGCAGCATCCTCTACACCGCCGTGACGCGGGGGAAAGAACTGGTCGTTCTCGTCGGCAGCAAGCGGGCGTTGGCGATGGCGATCAAGAACGTCCGCATCGAGCAAAGGTGCACGGGGCTGAAAGAGCGCTTGAAGGGTTACGCTTGA
- a CDS encoding hemolysin family protein, with protein sequence MFIEGFWFEVALIFFLILGNGFFAASEIAIIATRKTRIDTLLEKGARSAIAVARLKNDPDRFLATVQIGCVIMGTLASAIGGAVAIEFLKPSIQTLPFTLAEKWAESIAIVVVTLPIAYFSLILGELVPKSLALRHPERIAFLVARPIDFFSRLTSFFVRILTASSNAVLRIFGGTEAGGTAFISEEEVKSLIREGAARGIFDETEKQLIHSVFEFVDTPVKAVMIPRTEIHAIEVNATSEEVLKSFVESGFSRIPVYEGELDRVVGILYYKDVLRALQQKGAFRARDHLHPPYFVPSSLPISQLLKDLQRRRIAIAMVVNEFGEIEGLVTLEDLLEEIVGEIRDEYDREERGPVERLPDGSMVIQGSAQLKDLKADYGLPFEESPDYLTIAGFVLAKLKRIPRGGEVVEHDGYRLTIVDMEGRRVVKVKLETTEKKPEAQQKRP encoded by the coding sequence ATGTTTATCGAGGGTTTTTGGTTTGAGGTCGCTCTGATTTTCTTCCTGATCTTGGGGAATGGCTTTTTCGCCGCCTCCGAGATCGCCATCATCGCCACGCGCAAAACCCGCATCGATACCTTGCTAGAAAAGGGCGCGCGCTCGGCCATCGCCGTGGCCCGGCTGAAGAACGATCCGGACCGTTTTCTCGCCACCGTCCAAATCGGTTGCGTCATCATGGGAACCCTGGCCTCCGCCATCGGCGGAGCGGTCGCCATTGAATTTTTGAAGCCGTCGATCCAGACGCTTCCGTTTACGCTGGCCGAAAAATGGGCGGAATCGATCGCCATTGTTGTGGTGACTCTTCCCATCGCCTATTTTTCCTTGATCCTGGGCGAGCTGGTGCCCAAGTCTCTGGCGCTGCGCCACCCCGAGCGGATCGCATTTCTCGTCGCCCGGCCGATCGATTTTTTTTCCCGCCTGACTTCCTTTTTCGTGCGCATCCTCACCGCCTCGAGCAACGCCGTCCTCCGGATCTTCGGCGGCACGGAAGCCGGCGGCACGGCCTTCATATCCGAAGAGGAGGTGAAGTCGTTGATCCGCGAGGGGGCGGCGAGGGGAATCTTCGACGAGACCGAGAAGCAGTTGATCCACAGCGTGTTTGAATTCGTCGATACGCCCGTCAAAGCGGTCATGATCCCGCGGACTGAGATCCACGCCATCGAGGTCAACGCCACGTCCGAGGAAGTCCTCAAGAGCTTCGTGGAGAGCGGCTTCTCGCGCATTCCGGTCTATGAGGGCGAGCTCGACCGCGTGGTCGGCATCCTCTACTACAAAGACGTCCTGCGCGCGCTCCAGCAAAAGGGCGCGTTCCGCGCGCGCGACCATCTCCATCCGCCTTACTTTGTCCCGAGCTCGCTGCCGATCAGCCAACTGCTCAAGGATCTCCAGCGGAGGAGAATCGCGATCGCCATGGTCGTCAACGAGTTCGGCGAGATCGAAGGGCTGGTGACGCTGGAGGATCTGCTGGAAGAGATCGTCGGCGAGATCCGCGACGAGTACGACCGCGAAGAGCGCGGGCCGGTCGAGCGCCTGCCCGACGGCTCGATGGTGATCCAGGGCTCGGCCCAGCTCAAGGACTTGAAGGCGGACTACGGGCTGCCGTTTGAAGAGTCGCCGGATTATCTCACCATCGCCGGCTTCGTGCTGGCGAAGCTGAAGCGCATCCCGCGCGGCGGCGAGGTCGTCGAGCACGACGGCTACCGGCTGACGATCGTCGATATGGAAGGCCGGCGCGTGGTCAAAGTGAAGCTGGAGACGACCGAAAAGAAACCGGAGGCGCAACAAAAAAGACCGTAG
- a CDS encoding patatin-like phospholipase family protein — protein sequence MRRALVLASLIFFLSACGSGSVAKLMPWGDRRPKVGLVLGGGGARGFAHVGVIRALEKSKIQIDLVVGANTGSLIGAIYADKKSAAELERIVLSLEERDVFDYNFINPTQGFARGERLEDFLSKRLGAKEIDQLRPPFAAVATDIQNGEIVVLTSGSIARAVRASSAIPGIFVPVSYQGKMLVDGGVLNNLPVDVARKMGADVVIAVDLGAGPKTAQVINLFENVAQSFYLAARQNAEAKLKQADVVIRPKVTEAGLLDFSRKKELLNLGAEAAEQALPEIRKKLGVKR from the coding sequence ATGCGGCGCGCTCTTGTCCTTGCGTCTTTGATCTTTTTTCTCTCCGCCTGCGGGTCCGGGTCGGTCGCGAAGCTCATGCCGTGGGGCGACCGGCGGCCCAAAGTCGGGCTCGTGCTCGGCGGCGGCGGGGCGCGCGGCTTCGCCCACGTCGGAGTGATCCGCGCGCTCGAGAAGTCGAAAATTCAGATCGACCTCGTCGTCGGCGCAAACACGGGCAGTCTCATCGGCGCGATCTACGCGGACAAAAAGAGCGCTGCGGAGTTGGAAAGAATCGTTCTCAGTCTCGAAGAGCGCGACGTCTTCGATTACAACTTTATCAATCCGACGCAGGGATTCGCCCGCGGCGAGCGTCTGGAGGATTTCCTTTCCAAGCGGCTCGGCGCGAAGGAGATCGACCAGTTGAGGCCGCCTTTCGCGGCGGTCGCGACCGACATCCAGAACGGCGAGATCGTCGTCTTGACGTCAGGCTCGATCGCGCGCGCGGTGCGCGCGTCGAGCGCGATTCCGGGAATTTTCGTTCCGGTGAGCTATCAGGGAAAAATGCTCGTGGACGGCGGCGTGCTGAATAATTTACCGGTGGACGTCGCGCGCAAGATGGGCGCCGACGTGGTCATCGCGGTGGATCTCGGCGCCGGACCGAAGACGGCGCAGGTGATCAACCTTTTCGAGAACGTGGCCCAGAGTTTTTATCTGGCGGCGAGACAAAACGCGGAGGCAAAATTGAAACAGGCCGACGTGGTCATCCGGCCCAAAGTGACGGAGGCCGGTCTGCTCGATTTCAGCCGAAAGAAAGAGCTTTTAAATCTCGGCGCCGAAGCCGCGGAGCAGGCATTGCCGGAAATTCGCAAAAAGCTAGGCGTGAAACGCTAG
- a CDS encoding cation transporter translates to MAHRRPPLVRALELNTAVLVVEIAAGIGANSFSLIMDGVHNLSDEIALVLLVLAYSLRTGLSGRLLRYANLFNSVGLLAISAFLIIRVVERLSHPVEVFGAVPVVAGLIGAAANWGVAQVLRVPSEEDPAIRLAYVHNLGDTLVSLLPVVAGILVFASGSSIFDSLFALLIAAVIVVTTLRAVVSSHRELLWPENVSCGHIDFP, encoded by the coding sequence GTGGCACACCGCCGTCCGCCGCTCGTTCGCGCCTTGGAGCTAAACACAGCCGTTCTTGTCGTAGAGATCGCGGCCGGGATTGGCGCCAACAGTTTCAGCTTGATCATGGACGGCGTCCATAATCTATCGGACGAGATCGCGCTCGTGCTTCTCGTCTTGGCTTATAGTCTCAGAACCGGCCTATCCGGGAGGCTGCTGCGCTATGCGAATCTTTTCAACTCGGTCGGACTTTTGGCGATCTCCGCCTTCCTTATTATACGTGTCGTCGAGCGTTTGTCCCACCCGGTGGAAGTCTTCGGAGCTGTGCCGGTCGTGGCGGGCTTGATCGGCGCCGCGGCGAACTGGGGCGTTGCTCAAGTGCTGCGAGTACCAAGCGAGGAAGACCCGGCGATTCGTCTGGCGTACGTTCACAATCTCGGCGATACTTTGGTTTCTCTCCTTCCCGTAGTCGCCGGAATTTTGGTATTCGCCTCCGGAAGTTCCATTTTCGATTCGCTTTTCGCTCTGCTCATCGCCGCCGTAATCGTCGTAACAACTCTCCGGGCCGTCGTGAGTTCTCACAGAGAGCTCCTTTGGCCGGAAAACGTTTCTTGCGGTCATATAGACTTTCCTTGA